From one Brevibacterium sp. 'Marine' genomic stretch:
- a CDS encoding FdhF/YdeP family oxidoreductase, whose translation MSNVRGRRVEFDDIDENDLVISEPKTAAAGLKAVEVAFERGLRQGGASRTVRSMFRVNQPDGVDCPGCAWPESITGDRKKIEFCENGAKALAEENTTRVATPGWWEQHPISVLEEKTEYWLGQSGRITHPMIIREGESHYSPISWAEAFETIADHIRATEPDRSVFYTSGRTPNETAFLYQLFARSLGTNNLPDCSNMCHESSGTALSPTIGIGKGTVSLEDLEQAELIFVVGQNPGTNHPRMLGTLAECRRNGGKVVAVNPLPEAGLLRFKDPQTPKGLLADGERTSDEFLQIRVGGDQALFQALGHLLLKKEAEAPGTVIDQEFIESSTDGFTAYAEARQELNWAEIELATGLERAEIEHVADLLAKSRATIFCWALGITQQPHSVDTIKEIINLLLLQGNFGKPGAGACPVRGHSNVQGDRTFGIWEKPKEDFLQRLDAEFGIEAPRKHGYDSTEAMHAMARGDVDVFVSLGGNLAMANSDTAAMEAGLRRTGLTVHISTKPNRSHVVHGKTSIVLPTLGRTDKDDKHPSGAQFLSVENSMSVVSRTQGRLEPVSDHLLAEPVLLARIAEAVFGPDHVIDWKAMAEDYDVIRDRISRVVEGTEEFNRRVRDKYGFVLPNPPRDTRTFATAEGRAQFSTRELEYLLPPEGHLVLQTMRSHDQYNTTFYGLDDRYRGISGGRRVILINPADLGPAGVDDGQLVDVISVFNGEERRAEKFRMVAYPTARGCVAAYYPEANALVHRDLVARESNTPGFKAVMVRFEPRADEEESAEIHSVVDAQA comes from the coding sequence GTGTCGAACGTGCGTGGACGTCGAGTCGAATTCGATGATATTGACGAGAACGACCTCGTCATCAGCGAACCGAAGACTGCGGCAGCCGGACTCAAAGCCGTCGAAGTGGCTTTCGAACGCGGACTCAGACAAGGCGGTGCGAGCCGGACCGTACGGTCGATGTTCCGGGTCAACCAACCCGACGGCGTCGACTGCCCGGGATGTGCGTGGCCGGAGTCGATCACCGGTGATCGGAAGAAGATCGAATTCTGCGAAAACGGCGCGAAGGCTCTCGCCGAGGAGAACACGACCCGCGTGGCGACACCCGGTTGGTGGGAACAGCACCCGATCTCCGTGCTCGAAGAGAAGACGGAGTACTGGCTCGGCCAATCCGGTCGCATCACTCATCCGATGATCATCCGCGAAGGCGAGTCGCACTATTCGCCGATCTCCTGGGCCGAGGCGTTCGAGACCATTGCCGACCACATCCGTGCCACGGAGCCCGATCGGTCGGTCTTCTACACCTCCGGTCGGACGCCCAATGAGACGGCATTCCTCTACCAGCTGTTCGCACGCAGTCTCGGCACGAACAATCTTCCCGACTGCTCGAACATGTGCCACGAGTCCTCAGGAACCGCGCTGTCTCCGACGATCGGAATCGGCAAGGGAACCGTGTCACTCGAGGATCTTGAGCAGGCCGAACTCATCTTCGTCGTCGGACAGAACCCGGGGACGAACCATCCGCGCATGCTCGGTACGCTCGCTGAATGCCGGCGCAACGGCGGCAAGGTCGTCGCGGTCAATCCGCTGCCCGAGGCGGGGCTTCTCCGCTTCAAGGATCCGCAGACGCCCAAGGGCCTGCTGGCCGACGGGGAGAGGACGAGTGACGAATTCCTCCAGATCCGCGTCGGGGGAGACCAAGCGCTCTTCCAGGCGCTCGGTCATCTGCTGCTGAAGAAGGAAGCCGAGGCCCCGGGGACAGTCATCGACCAGGAGTTCATCGAGTCCTCCACCGACGGCTTCACCGCCTATGCGGAAGCCAGACAGGAGCTCAACTGGGCGGAGATCGAACTCGCCACCGGTCTTGAGCGCGCCGAGATCGAACACGTTGCGGACCTGCTGGCGAAGTCGCGGGCGACGATCTTCTGTTGGGCCCTGGGCATCACACAGCAGCCGCATTCAGTCGACACCATCAAGGAGATCATCAACCTGCTCCTCCTCCAGGGCAACTTCGGGAAGCCCGGGGCCGGGGCCTGCCCGGTGCGCGGGCACTCGAATGTCCAGGGCGACCGTACCTTCGGGATCTGGGAGAAGCCGAAAGAGGACTTCCTGCAGCGCCTCGATGCCGAGTTCGGCATTGAGGCTCCCCGGAAGCACGGCTATGACTCCACAGAGGCGATGCACGCCATGGCCCGCGGAGACGTCGACGTGTTCGTGTCCTTGGGCGGGAACCTGGCCATGGCCAACTCGGATACCGCGGCCATGGAGGCCGGACTCAGACGCACCGGACTCACCGTGCATATCTCGACGAAGCCCAACCGCTCTCATGTCGTCCACGGCAAGACATCGATCGTCCTCCCCACGCTCGGACGCACCGACAAGGATGACAAACATCCTTCGGGAGCACAGTTCCTCTCGGTGGAGAATTCGATGTCGGTCGTCAGCCGCACCCAAGGTCGGCTCGAACCGGTCTCCGATCACCTCCTGGCTGAACCGGTGCTGCTCGCCCGGATCGCCGAGGCGGTCTTCGGACCTGATCACGTCATCGACTGGAAGGCGATGGCTGAAGACTACGATGTCATCCGCGACCGCATCTCGCGGGTCGTGGAAGGCACCGAGGAGTTCAACCGGCGAGTGCGGGACAAGTACGGCTTCGTTCTGCCCAACCCGCCCCGCGACACACGGACTTTCGCGACGGCCGAAGGACGGGCGCAGTTCAGCACCCGCGAACTCGAGTATCTGCTGCCGCCGGAGGGGCACCTGGTGCTGCAGACGATGCGCTCACATGATCAGTACAACACGACGTTCTACGGGCTCGACGATCGCTATCGGGGCATCTCGGGCGGGCGCAGGGTGATTCTGATCAATCCAGCCGATCTCGGCCCCGCCGGTGTCGACGACGGTCAGCTCGTCGACGTGATCTCGGTCTTCAACGGGGAGGAGCGACGGGCGGAGAAGTTCCGGATGGTTGCCTATCCGACAGCGCGCGGCTGCGTCGCGGCCTACTATCCTGAGGCGAACGCGCTGGTTCACCGGGATCTCGTGGCCAGAGAGTCGAACACACCAGGATTCAAAGCCGTGATGGTGCGGTTCGAGCCACGCGCCGATGAGGAAGAGTCCGCAGAGATCCACAGCGTCGTCGACGCGCAGGCGTGA
- the nrdF gene encoding class 1b ribonucleoside-diphosphate reductase subunit beta has translation MENLTLASHVDAINWNRVVDPIDDEVWDRLTGNFWLPEKVPLSNDIQSWATLTDDEKTLTMRVFTGLTLLDTIQGTVGAISLIPDAVTPHEEAVLTNIAFMESVHAKSYSSIFSTLCSTKEIDEAFRWSRENKYLQSKADIILSYYRGDDPLKRKVASTLLESFLFYSGFYLPMYWSAHAKLTNTADLIRLIIRDEAVHGYYIGYKYQKGLESQSEERKQELKDYTMNLMFELYENEVAYTHDIYDPVGLSEDCKMFLHYNANKALMNLGYEAMFPKEVTKVNPAILAALSPGSDENHDFFSGSGSSYVIGKAENTEDDDWDF, from the coding sequence TTGGAGAATCTGACTCTGGCATCGCATGTGGACGCCATCAACTGGAACCGCGTCGTCGATCCGATCGATGATGAGGTCTGGGATCGCCTGACCGGCAACTTCTGGCTGCCGGAGAAGGTCCCGCTGAGCAACGACATCCAGTCCTGGGCGACTCTGACCGATGATGAGAAGACGCTGACGATGCGTGTCTTCACCGGTCTGACCCTGCTCGACACGATCCAGGGCACTGTCGGTGCGATCTCGCTCATCCCGGATGCGGTGACCCCGCACGAAGAGGCCGTGCTGACGAACATCGCATTCATGGAAAGCGTCCACGCGAAGTCGTACTCCTCCATCTTCTCGACCCTGTGCTCGACGAAGGAGATCGACGAGGCCTTCCGCTGGTCGCGTGAGAACAAGTACCTGCAGTCCAAGGCAGACATCATCCTCAGCTACTACCGGGGTGACGATCCGCTCAAGCGCAAGGTCGCCTCGACGCTGCTCGAGTCCTTCCTCTTCTACTCCGGCTTCTACCTGCCCATGTACTGGTCGGCACACGCCAAGCTGACGAACACCGCTGACCTCATCCGTCTGATCATCCGCGATGAGGCCGTGCACGGCTACTACATCGGCTACAAGTACCAGAAGGGTCTGGAGTCGCAGTCCGAGGAGCGCAAGCAGGAGCTCAAGGACTACACCATGAACCTCATGTTCGAGCTCTACGAGAACGAGGTCGCCTACACCCACGACATCTACGATCCGGTGGGCCTGTCGGAGGACTGCAAGATGTTCCTCCACTACAACGCCAACAAGGCGCTGATGAACCTCGGATACGAAGCGATGTTCCCCAAGGAGGTCACGAAGGTCAATCCTGCGATCCTCGCGGCGCTCTCGCCCGGCAGCGATGAGAACCACGACTTCTTCTCCGGTTCGGGTTCGTCCTACGTCATCGGCAAGGCCGAGAACACCGAAGACGACGACTGGGACTTCTGA
- the nrdE gene encoding class 1b ribonucleoside-diphosphate reductase subunit alpha: MIREETDLDYHALNAMLNLYDEDGRIQFERDKQAARQYFLQHVNNNTVFFHNLKEKLDYLVENDYYEPEVLDQYSFEFIEQLSTRAYDQKFRFQTFLGAFKFYTSYTLKTFDGKRYLERFEDRVVMVALFLARGDETLATQLVDEIIAGRFQPATPTFLNAGKRQRGELVSCFLLRIEDNMESIGRSINSALQLSKRGGGVAFALTNIRESGAPIKKIENQSSGVIPVMKLLEDSFSYANQLGARQGAGAVYLHAHHPDIYKFLDTKRENADEKIRIKTLSLGVVIPDITFELAKRNEDMYLFSPYDVERVYGVPFSDINVTEKYTELVDNAAIKKKKINAREFFQTLAEIQFESGYPYVMFEDTVNKANPIDGKIIMSNLCSEILQVSEPSKYDDDLGYDVVGKDISCNLGSLNIALTMDSDNFGQTIETAIRGLTAVAETSNIQSVPSIARGNDMSHAIGLGQMNLHGYLAREHIYYGSDEGLDFTNMYFYTVAYHCVRASMEIAKERGETFAGFERSKYATGEYFDKYTDEAWQPRTARVAELFSAANVHIPTQDDWRELKAQVAEHGIYNQNLQAVPPTGSISYINNSTSSIHPVASKIEIRKEGKVGRVYYPAPFMDNDNLEYYQDAYEIGYEKIIDTYAEATKHVDQGLSLTLFFMDTATTRDINKAQIYAWRKGIKTIYYIRLRQLALQGTEVEGCVSCML, encoded by the coding sequence ATCATCCGCGAAGAGACGGATCTGGATTACCACGCGCTCAACGCGATGCTGAACCTGTACGACGAGGACGGCAGGATCCAGTTCGAACGTGACAAGCAGGCTGCCCGTCAGTACTTCCTGCAGCACGTGAACAACAACACCGTCTTCTTCCATAACCTCAAGGAGAAGCTCGACTACCTCGTCGAGAACGACTACTACGAGCCCGAGGTCCTGGACCAGTATTCGTTCGAGTTCATCGAACAGCTGTCGACACGCGCCTATGATCAGAAGTTCCGCTTCCAGACCTTCCTCGGTGCGTTCAAGTTCTACACCTCCTACACGCTGAAGACCTTCGACGGGAAGCGCTACCTCGAACGCTTCGAGGACCGTGTCGTCATGGTCGCTCTCTTCCTGGCCCGTGGCGACGAGACGCTGGCCACCCAGCTCGTCGACGAGATCATCGCCGGGCGGTTCCAGCCGGCCACCCCGACGTTCCTCAACGCAGGCAAGAGGCAGCGTGGTGAGCTCGTCTCCTGCTTCCTGCTGCGCATCGAAGACAATATGGAGTCGATCGGCCGCTCCATCAACTCTGCGTTGCAGCTGTCCAAGCGCGGCGGCGGTGTGGCCTTCGCTCTGACGAACATCCGTGAGTCCGGTGCCCCGATCAAGAAGATCGAGAACCAGTCCTCCGGCGTCATCCCCGTGATGAAGCTGCTCGAGGACTCGTTCTCCTACGCCAACCAGCTCGGAGCGCGTCAGGGCGCCGGTGCCGTGTACCTGCACGCCCACCACCCCGACATCTACAAGTTCCTCGACACCAAGCGCGAGAACGCCGATGAGAAGATCCGAATCAAGACCCTGTCCCTGGGTGTTGTGATCCCTGACATCACCTTCGAACTGGCCAAGCGCAACGAGGACATGTACCTCTTCAGCCCCTACGACGTCGAGCGCGTCTACGGTGTGCCCTTCTCCGACATCAATGTCACCGAGAAGTACACCGAGCTCGTCGACAACGCGGCGATCAAGAAGAAGAAGATCAACGCCCGTGAGTTCTTCCAGACTCTGGCCGAGATCCAGTTCGAGTCCGGGTACCCGTACGTGATGTTCGAGGACACCGTCAACAAGGCGAACCCGATCGACGGCAAGATCATCATGTCCAACCTCTGCTCGGAGATCCTCCAGGTCTCCGAACCCAGCAAGTACGACGATGATCTCGGCTACGACGTCGTCGGCAAGGACATCTCCTGCAACCTCGGTTCGCTCAACATCGCACTGACGATGGACTCGGACAACTTCGGTCAGACCATCGAGACCGCGATCCGGGGACTCACCGCTGTCGCCGAGACCTCGAACATCCAATCCGTGCCCTCGATCGCCCGCGGCAACGACATGTCGCATGCCATCGGCCTGGGGCAGATGAACCTCCACGGCTATCTGGCTCGGGAGCACATCTACTACGGCTCCGATGAGGGCCTGGACTTCACGAACATGTACTTCTACACCGTCGCCTACCACTGTGTGCGCGCGTCGATGGAGATCGCGAAGGAACGCGGTGAGACCTTCGCCGGCTTCGAGCGGTCGAAGTACGCCACCGGCGAATACTTCGACAAGTACACCGATGAGGCCTGGCAGCCGCGCACCGCTCGTGTGGCCGAACTGTTCTCCGCAGCGAACGTGCACATCCCGACGCAGGACGACTGGCGAGAGCTCAAGGCTCAAGTGGCCGAGCACGGCATCTACAACCAGAACCTCCAGGCCGTGCCGCCGACCGGTTCGATCTCATACATCAACAACTCGACCTCGTCGATCCACCCGGTGGCCTCGAAGATCGAAATCCGCAAGGAGGGCAAGGTCGGCCGCGTGTACTACCCGGCTCCCTTCATGGACAACGACAACCTCGAGTATTACCAGGACGCCTACGAGATCGGCTACGAGAAGATCATCGACACGTATGCCGAGGCCACGAAGCACGTCGACCAGGGCCTGTCGCTGACGCTGTTCTTCATGGACACCGCTACCACTCGTGACATCAACAAGGCGCAGATCTACGCCTGGCGCAAGGGAATCAAGACCATCTACTACATCCGGCTCCGGCAGCTTGCTCTGCAGGGCACGGAGGTCGAAGGCTGCGTCTCCTGCATGCTCTGA
- the nrdI gene encoding class Ib ribonucleoside-diphosphate reductase assembly flavoprotein NrdI, with protein sequence MLLVYFSANSEYTHRFVSKLRHPAVRLPTLTTEPTLRVDEPFVLVTPTYGAGRNRGAVPKQVIRFLNVEENRRHLVGVIGAGNTNFGEDYCRAAFKVAAKCQVPLMYRVELLGTQEDVDAVNLGLDKLCASSLKTAM encoded by the coding sequence ATGCTGCTGGTCTACTTCTCTGCCAACTCCGAGTACACGCACCGCTTCGTCTCGAAGCTGCGTCACCCGGCAGTGCGGTTGCCGACGTTGACCACGGAGCCGACGCTGCGAGTGGATGAGCCGTTCGTTCTCGTCACCCCCACCTATGGGGCCGGTCGCAATCGCGGGGCTGTTCCCAAGCAAGTCATCAGATTCCTCAATGTCGAAGAGAACCGCCGTCATCTCGTCGGTGTCATCGGCGCCGGAAACACGAACTTCGGCGAGGACTACTGCCGCGCGGCCTTCAAGGTCGCGGCAAAGTGTCAAGTACCCCTCATGTATCGAGTCGAACTCCTGGGCACTCAGGAAGATGTCGACGCTGTCAACCTAGGATTGGACAAACTGTGCGCGAGCTCGCTGAAGACCGCAATGTAG
- the nrdH gene encoding glutaredoxin-like protein NrdH translates to MITVYTKPACVQCNATYRALDAKGLKYKSVDLSVDENALDVVKAMGYMQAPVVVTDNDHWSGFRPDKIATLTGEQSASVVA, encoded by the coding sequence ATGATCACCGTGTACACCAAGCCAGCTTGCGTCCAGTGCAACGCCACCTACCGTGCTCTCGACGCCAAGGGCCTGAAGTACAAGTCGGTCGATCTCAGCGTCGACGAGAACGCCCTCGATGTAGTCAAGGCGATGGGCTACATGCAGGCTCCCGTCGTCGTCACCGACAACGACCACTGGTCGGGCTTCCGCCCGGACAAGATCGCCACCCTGACCGGCGAACAGTCTGCGTCCGTCGTGGCCTGA
- a CDS encoding MoxR family ATPase, whose translation MTATAPANTQEIAHAQTILKALESYLDHFVVGQQRLRESLLIGLLSSGHLLLESVPGLAKTTAAAALANAVDGQFSRIQCTPDLLPADIIGSQIYNAHEGSFNTVLGPVHANIVLLDEINRSSAKTQSAMLEAMQEKQTTIGGKRFELPRPFLVMATQNPIEQEGTYQLPEAQLDRFMIKDLLTHPNPGEEVEILSRLDSGVFDKDSVPDPACTLDDVVTMQSYARTVYIDPAITRYLVELVHATRNTTKYLGRFAPYIEYGASPRASIAFTNAGRALAMIRGRNYVIPEDIKDLAHRVLAHRIQLGFEAAAENITSAQIVDALLMAVPTP comes from the coding sequence ATGACGGCAACGGCACCGGCGAACACGCAGGAGATCGCGCACGCACAGACGATCCTCAAGGCCTTGGAGTCCTACCTCGACCATTTCGTCGTCGGGCAGCAGCGCCTGCGCGAATCCCTGCTCATCGGGCTCCTCTCCAGCGGTCACCTGCTGTTGGAGAGCGTGCCGGGTCTGGCGAAGACCACGGCCGCTGCCGCGCTGGCCAATGCCGTGGACGGACAGTTCTCCCGCATCCAGTGCACTCCTGACCTGCTGCCGGCCGACATCATCGGCTCGCAGATCTACAACGCGCATGAGGGCTCGTTCAATACGGTGCTCGGCCCCGTGCATGCGAACATCGTCCTCCTCGACGAGATCAACCGGTCATCGGCGAAGACTCAGTCGGCGATGCTCGAGGCCATGCAGGAGAAGCAGACGACGATCGGGGGCAAACGCTTCGAACTCCCCCGCCCCTTCCTCGTCATGGCCACACAGAACCCGATCGAGCAGGAGGGCACCTACCAGCTGCCGGAAGCCCAGCTCGACCGGTTCATGATCAAGGATCTGCTCACCCACCCGAACCCCGGCGAGGAGGTCGAGATCCTCTCCCGCCTCGACTCCGGAGTCTTCGACAAGGATTCGGTGCCCGATCCGGCCTGCACCCTCGACGATGTCGTGACCATGCAGAGCTATGCCCGCACCGTCTACATCGACCCGGCCATCACCCGCTACCTCGTCGAGCTCGTCCACGCCACCCGCAATACGACGAAGTACCTCGGGCGATTCGCCCCATACATCGAATACGGAGCCAGTCCGCGTGCCTCCATCGCGTTCACGAACGCCGGCCGGGCGCTGGCGATGATCCGCGGCCGCAACTACGTCATCCCCGAAGACATCAAGGACCTCGCCCACAGAGTACTGGCCCACCGCATCCAACTGGGCTTCGAAGCCGCCGCCGAGAACATCACGAGCGCCCAGATCGTCGATGCCCTCCTCATGGCCGTGCCCACCCCCTGA
- a CDS encoding DUF58 domain-containing protein → MTVLLNRIKARMTIHAHRRTRRLLDGDYSSVFHGHSLDFDDLRDYIPGDEIRDIDWKATARHTEPLVKRYVAHRRHILGLVVDTSRNFDAVTSAGADKRHLAILMAGMVGYLAVRHADDVMLIHGHAGHTTASPRKGSEAHLEHLLQQILAETGTASPGSINTQLQWITSHINHRMLLVVISDQAPLGPEAEATIRRLRAQHEVLWITITDADLAGLPAASAPFDVARPDRGLPTSVMTKPEVRQEFALAEAARRQQRNDLLAKLGISHIEIDHPKSALGRLHTLLLRHRRGPR, encoded by the coding sequence ATGACTGTCCTGCTCAATCGCATCAAGGCGCGGATGACCATCCACGCCCACCGGCGGACCCGGCGCCTCCTCGACGGGGACTACTCCTCGGTCTTCCACGGCCACAGCCTCGACTTCGATGATCTGCGCGACTACATCCCCGGTGACGAGATCCGCGACATCGACTGGAAAGCCACGGCCCGGCACACCGAGCCCCTGGTCAAACGCTATGTCGCCCACCGCAGGCACATCCTCGGACTCGTCGTCGACACCTCCCGCAACTTCGACGCCGTGACCTCCGCCGGTGCCGACAAACGCCACCTGGCCATCCTGATGGCCGGAATGGTCGGCTACCTCGCCGTCCGTCATGCCGACGACGTCATGCTCATCCACGGACATGCCGGTCACACCACCGCCTCCCCGCGGAAAGGCAGCGAGGCCCACCTCGAGCACCTCCTGCAGCAGATCCTCGCCGAGACCGGCACCGCCTCCCCCGGGTCGATCAACACCCAGCTGCAGTGGATCACCAGCCACATCAACCATCGGATGCTGCTGGTCGTCATCTCCGATCAGGCTCCGCTGGGGCCGGAGGCCGAAGCGACGATCCGCCGACTGCGCGCCCAACACGAGGTCCTGTGGATCACGATCACCGACGCGGACCTCGCGGGTCTGCCGGCCGCCTCGGCGCCGTTCGACGTCGCCCGCCCCGACCGCGGGCTGCCGACCTCGGTGATGACGAAACCGGAGGTCCGACAGGAATTCGCCCTCGCCGAGGCGGCCCGCCGTCAGCAGCGGAACGACCTTCTCGCGAAACTGGGGATCTCCCATATCGAAATCGACCATCCGAAGTCGGCCCTCGGCCGACTGCACACTCTTCTGCTGAGGCACCGCCGTGGGCCCCGCTGA
- a CDS encoding VWA domain-containing protein, translating into MFWWLALILLVLAAAAVYFFRRPKQTESSLAVAHSGRMTSLPSFRRAMRRRLVTTVALLGVVVLTGLSALAGIARPAWIETVNPERKMRDVMLCLDVSGSMLGYDADLLESYQELVDRFDGERIGLTVFNATAVSAFPLTDDYDMVQNYLAEAEEGFRTWGAEGTDYSWSTSPPNIGGSSLIGDGLVSCVDNFDRQDEDRSRSIIFATDNMLAGEPLFELNEAADIAVDAKVRVYSLSPPSVLTTTQTKELRSVSDRTGGEQFDMGSASTIDRIVEEIQSQEAANTPGRSYTIVHDMPMVPLGIAVFGLAGVFVLAWRTKS; encoded by the coding sequence ATGTTCTGGTGGCTGGCGCTCATCCTGCTGGTCCTCGCCGCAGCCGCGGTCTACTTCTTCCGCCGTCCGAAGCAGACGGAGTCCTCACTGGCCGTGGCCCACAGCGGACGGATGACGAGCCTGCCGAGTTTCCGCAGAGCCATGCGCAGACGGCTGGTGACCACGGTCGCCCTCCTCGGCGTCGTCGTCCTCACCGGACTGTCCGCGCTGGCGGGAATCGCTCGCCCGGCCTGGATCGAGACGGTCAACCCGGAACGGAAGATGCGCGATGTCATGCTCTGCCTCGACGTGTCCGGCTCGATGCTCGGCTACGATGCCGATCTGCTCGAGTCCTACCAGGAACTCGTCGACCGCTTCGACGGCGAACGCATCGGACTGACCGTCTTCAACGCCACCGCGGTCTCCGCATTCCCGCTCACCGACGACTACGACATGGTCCAGAACTACCTCGCCGAGGCCGAGGAGGGGTTCCGCACCTGGGGCGCCGAGGGCACCGACTACTCATGGTCGACCTCGCCCCCGAACATCGGCGGCTCCTCACTCATCGGCGACGGGCTCGTCAGCTGCGTCGACAACTTCGACCGGCAGGACGAGGACCGGTCCCGGTCGATCATCTTCGCCACGGACAATATGCTCGCCGGTGAGCCGCTCTTCGAACTCAACGAAGCCGCCGATATCGCCGTCGACGCGAAGGTCCGCGTCTACAGCCTCTCCCCTCCCTCGGTGCTAACGACCACTCAGACGAAGGAGCTGCGTTCCGTGTCCGACCGCACCGGCGGCGAACAGTTCGACATGGGCTCGGCCTCGACGATCGACCGCATCGTCGAGGAGATCCAGAGCCAGGAAGCGGCGAACACCCCCGGGCGGTCGTACACGATCGTCCATGACATGCCGATGGTTCCGCTCGGCATCGCCGTCTTCGGCCTCGCCGGAGTGTTCGTGCTGGCATGGAGGACGAAATCATGA
- a CDS encoding VWA domain-containing protein, giving the protein MIFDPVFTWFGWGVLVLALLTVCIIPAIRGDGPRWRWFARMGVVALLALALARPGAPIKSSTEEYEARADVYFVVDVTTSMAAEDFDGNDTRLTGVKEDMLELADAFPGTRLSIITFASTAATVMPLTTDHAAFASAVDVLEPESSMNSRGSSITEAGEELEKRMTSNDEDRPENKNVVFYFGDGEQTVSENPESWSSFASRIDSGAVFGYGTEQGGKMRDSQPFGYGSGVGDPGTAPGIGDPDDPDDDQAPPEYIEDRNGEPGISMIDEGNLRRIASDLGVDYHHRDGTGAISSVYTAPKYDQALVKKDGRVTVDEYYWVPLILVFAWITVELVFGVREYLRLKAITPKRPRRGGPPGSGGPVPYQQVPQQPVPHQAVPHGPSPHQSAPYRRGPR; this is encoded by the coding sequence ATGATCTTCGATCCCGTGTTCACCTGGTTCGGCTGGGGCGTCCTCGTCCTCGCCCTGCTCACCGTGTGCATCATCCCGGCCATCCGCGGCGACGGTCCGCGCTGGAGGTGGTTCGCCCGCATGGGCGTCGTCGCCCTGCTCGCGCTCGCTCTGGCCCGCCCCGGCGCCCCCATCAAATCCTCGACCGAGGAGTACGAGGCGCGAGCCGATGTGTACTTCGTCGTCGACGTCACGACGTCGATGGCCGCCGAGGACTTCGACGGGAACGACACACGCCTGACCGGGGTCAAGGAGGACATGCTCGAACTCGCCGATGCCTTCCCCGGCACCCGGCTGAGCATCATCACCTTCGCGTCGACCGCAGCCACCGTGATGCCGCTGACGACCGATCACGCCGCCTTCGCCTCCGCCGTCGACGTCCTCGAACCCGAGTCGTCGATGAACTCGAGGGGCTCATCGATCACCGAGGCCGGTGAGGAGCTCGAGAAGCGGATGACGTCGAACGATGAGGACCGCCCGGAGAACAAGAACGTCGTATTCTACTTCGGCGACGGTGAGCAGACCGTCTCGGAGAATCCGGAGTCGTGGTCATCGTTCGCCTCCCGCATCGACAGTGGAGCCGTCTTCGGATACGGGACCGAACAAGGCGGGAAGATGCGCGACAGCCAGCCGTTCGGCTACGGGTCCGGAGTCGGTGATCCCGGCACTGCGCCCGGCATCGGCGACCCCGATGACCCCGATGACGATCAGGCACCACCCGAATACATCGAGGACCGCAACGGCGAACCCGGGATCTCGATGATCGACGAGGGCAACCTGCGCCGGATCGCCTCGGACCTCGGCGTCGACTACCACCACCGCGACGGAACAGGTGCGATCTCCAGCGTCTACACCGCTCCGAAATACGATCAGGCCCTGGTGAAGAAGGACGGCCGGGTCACCGTCGACGAATACTATTGGGTCCCGCTCATCCTCGTCTTCGCGTGGATCACCGTGGAGCTCGTCTTCGGAGTCCGCGAATATCTTCGCCTCAAGGCGATCACCCCGAAGCGCCCTCGCCGAGGCGGTCCGCCCGGTTCCGGCGGCCCAGTTCCCTACCAGCAGGTCCCCCAGCAGCCCGTTCCCCATCAGGCGGTTCCTCATGGGCCGTCGCCTCACCAATCGGCGCCCTACCGGAGAGGTCCGCGATGA